In one Lolium rigidum isolate FL_2022 chromosome 3, APGP_CSIRO_Lrig_0.1, whole genome shotgun sequence genomic region, the following are encoded:
- the LOC124697938 gene encoding cysteine-rich repeat secretory protein 55-like produces the protein MALLPLAMGMTMDPIGSYCAGTSYKGSGKASINSVLTELVVKGSTGGFATSSAGKDKNLVYGLAQCRGDVSASDCSACLADAANKLPATCSYQSDARIWYDYCFVRYGNTDFAGQTDTGAGVILVNLQAEDNDPKSFEEAVGKVMGKAAAQASAAGSAGLGRAKDQYTPFVTIYGLAQCTRDLAPLACAQCVSTALSRFGEFCGAQQGCQINYSTCRVRYEIYPFYFPLDGAGGQATTDMTKYTKIVVHP, from the exons ATGGCTTTGCTCCCTCTGGCTATGGGCATGACCATGGACCCCATTGGCAGTTACTGCGCCGGAACCAGCTACAAGGGCAGCGGCAAGGCCAGCATCAACTCCGTCCTGACGGAGCTCGTCGTCAAGGGCTCCACGGGAGGCTTCGCCACGTCCTCCGCCGGTAAGGATAAGAACCTCGTCTACGGCCTAGCGCAGTGCCGCGGCGATGTATCTGCCAGCGACTGCTCCGCCTGCCTCGCCGACGCCGCCAACAagctccccgccacctgcagctacCAATCCGACGCCAGAATATG GTACGACTACTGCTTCGTGCGCTACGGCAACACGGACTTCGCGGGGCAGACGGACACGGGCGCCGGCGTCATCCTGGTGAACCTGCAGGCGGAGGACAACGACCCCAAGTCGTTCGAGGAGGCGGTGGGGAAGGTGATGGGCAAGGCGGCGGCGCAGGCGTCGGCGGCGGGCAGCGCAGGGCTCGGCAGGGCCAAGGACCAGTACACGCCGTTCGTCACCATCTACGGCCTGGCGCAGTGCACGCGGGACCTCGCGCCGCTGGCATGCGCGCAGTGCGTCTCGACGGCGCTGTCCAGGTTCGGCGAGTTCTGCGGCGCGCAGCAGGGCTGCCAGATCAACTACAGCACCTGCAGGGTGCGATACGAGATCTACCCGTTCTACTTCCCGCTCGACGGCGCCGGCGGTCAAGCCACCACCGACATGACCAAGTACACCAA